In Pseudophryne corroboree isolate aPseCor3 chromosome 2, aPseCor3.hap2, whole genome shotgun sequence, the sequence ggttagtctgcaggggagaaggggggaggattagggttaggctgcaggggagaagggggaggattagggttaggctgcgggggagacagggggaggattaaggttagtctgcaggggagaaggggggaggattagggttaggctgcgggggagaaggggggaggattagggttaggctgccagaaggGAGCGTTCGGGTtgtggggagagggtagaacaccccTTACCCACACCCCTGTCGGTCTTCTCATCagcgggatcccagcatcagtataacgactgccgggatatcatactgattcccgcTGAAATAATACATCCTGATGAAGTACTGTGCAGAGTACATGATATAGGGAGGGGTAATAAAGCACGGTATATGCAGAAGCTTTATGTACGTTCTATGAGGACCCGTCTATAATATGAAACGTTGCAATGATTACGCACCTATAGATTCCTCAAACGCAAACAGGACCGTCTTCCCTTTATCCAGGAGAAGTTTCACTCTGTTACCGATCCACTTGAACCCTGGCAGAGTCTCCTGTAAGAGAAGAGCACAGATCCCAGATACTGTCGCTGCAGGCTTACTCACGCTCCCTCCGTCATTGTGTAATTACCCCTCTGCCCCCTCAACACTGTGGTGCAAACCTTCAATGAGAAATCCGGCAGGGGGAACATCGCTGCCCCCCGGCTGTCCCTATACAGAATTACAATGTGGCCGGTGGAGGGAGCAGGTGCCAGTTCTGCTGTGTGATATACTGGGAGAAATGTATTACGGACGTATAATCACACAGCATCCTGGCACTGACTCGCAGAGAGCGGCATCTCAGCTGTTAGCGTCGCTCTCCCACCAGCCCCACGCAGGCTCCGATTGGGGTCTGCGTCACACACTAGAAGTCTGGTGTGCATAGGACAAAACACTTTGCCCGTAGAACTAGAAGCCTGCTCAGCTTTGGTGCAGATTGTGTACGTATGGCACGGGAGTTTTCTTGCATGCGCCAATttctcagtagcagcatctctggcGGCGAGACTAACCTCTAACTGGAAGCCCTCCCTGGAGGCGATCGCCCGCAGGATGGTGGAGGAGACGCTGGTGGCCAGCATGTAAACATCCTTGACGTCGGATTTCATCGCAGAATTCTTCCAGCAAAAGAACATCCACCACCCGAGGAGGGTGGCAAGCTCATTGCCAGTGAACACCTTCCAGCGGCCCCTGCGAGACAACATAATGACCCCTATATTACACAGACGGAAGCTACAGTATACAGGTGACAGAACAACACAAGCTGCAATCCCATGACAAATATTGATCTCCAGCAATCCGCACACAAAACTAGGGAATCAGTTAGTATGCAGCTGTCGGGATCCGGCGTCGGCTTCCTGAACGCCGGGAACCTGACAGACAGTATTTTACCTGCATCGCAGATCTAGGTCTGAGCAAGTGTTTTTATTCtgcaaaaaggtaaaaaaaaaaaaaaaaacactatcaaaagaacactcATATCAAAAATGACCTGcgctcacttctgcctgtcctggGGGAATATACTGTACAAAGGCTACAGAAAGTCTTCCCTGGAATAAATCAGACAGGACAGTCTTTACATGAGCTCTGCAGGTAAAGTTTAGGCAACCACCAGGGTCTACGGAGAGACAAAACGCATTGTAAGCAATAAGGCAATGGTTGCATAAAtaacatcaagccctgaggaagaggttatacacctcgaaacgcgttggaaattaGACATCTACACGTTTGGCTATTGGGACATCCACACTTCTGGGTCCAGGACGTTTGCGGATAGACTTCCATTGGTAAGCttcggagccagagcagggtgaagtctggactaccctgccgtatataccacctgcggctcctttgctaccctttgggtacgatttcattctgagtttgggacatttgtccttaggaatgttttatgcatgtttgttttatcatattgtattaaatttattgtcattttttatataattggatgacattcatTTTGAGATATTTACTGATTATACTGGTTAAAAAAGTGAATAATCAGTAATTACATCTGCAcccagccactgaaagggggcgCCCAGGTCACTCGATCATACATTTTCAACGCTGTAAACTGTTGCCATGAAGGCAGAGCTTCCCCCTAATGACACGCTGACGATAATGCCACCGTCCCTTTAGATATAGCGTCCCTGGGATGAGACAAGCTAGCGGAAATAAAACAATAATGGACTACATGGCTCAGAAGGCAAAACTAGAGGAAACACCCAAGAGAAACCGGAAAACACCACAATAACTGCGAGGAACCACAACTTAAATGAGCAAAACCAGATCTTGGATCAGAATGAGAATGTAAAACTGCTTACGTGTCTTGTAATTCAGCCACGGCTAGCCGGTCAGCATCTGGGTCTGTGGCCAAGACAATTCTGGCACCCTTCTTTTCTGCCAGCCTGAGCGCCAGCTCCTAGGACAAGCAGAGAAAAACACGTTAGCACTGCCAGTGGAAAGGATTTATTATTGACCTCTCTATACGTGTCTCCAAACAGCTCCCAGCATCCCAGTAACATCTAGTCCAAACAGCTCCCAGCATCCCAGTAACATCTAGACTCAGGACTCCTCTCTATGGAAGCCACCATCCTGTAACTATCTCAGCAGGATAGGAAAGTCACTATAGACGACGCTATTCAGCTGTAACATACAATATAGATTTAGAGGTTGGTTGACAGATCTCTTTAACGTTTAACCCCACACAAAGCCATCAGACAAGCCCCGTGTGCCCTCCATTTACCAGCACGCACTCTCCTTCCTCCGGGTTTGGACATTTCACAGTTGAGAAGTTATGGTCCGGGTCCTTCTGTTCGGGGACCGGAATGGGTGGGTTAAAACCAAACACTTTGAAAGCGGACTGGACGTAATCGTGGCCAACTCCGTGAAAGGACGTGTGGACGAACTTCAGCGAGGTCTTCTGGTTCAGCTCCCTGCAATACATGGAGATCAAAGCCACATTGAAGGATTACTAATCTAAACcctacatcagaggttctcaaaagcgttcctcaaggcaccccagcggtccaggttttaggtacatCCTTGGCTCAgtgtagatggttaaatcaaacgaaCTAAGGTGCTAATTAGACATTTAAGACATAAGAGGGTGTGGTAGGTAGACCACTGAGTGGAAGAGGGGTGTAAGATCCTTCTAACACTGCTCACGCACAGAACTAAGGGAGGTGATGTATTAAACAGTGAatgagtggtgaagttgcccatagcaaccaaccaagcATCAGGGTAGCATTTATCATCAAGAGCTTTCTATAAAATGGTAGGTACAAGTCGATGGGTTGCTACAGGTAACGTCTCCATTCTTtacactgttatatactgtatcccGAAACACGTCTCCTTCCCAAGACAAATCAAATACCTGTGGAAACAAACCATTCGGAGGTCCTCCATGTAGCTCTTGGTGATGTCTCCCAGGGGGTCTTTCATCAGTGGGCTGCACTCCACCAGGTTCTCGCTCCAGGAATCTGCCCAGGGTTCCGGGTACTGTGCCACGCTGTTCAGGATCTCTTTGTCATGCGGGGAGTTGATCTGAGCCCCGTTCTCCCAATACACCTGCATAGAGTGAGAGGGATCCCATACCTCAGTCAGTGTGTAACTGCACCATGCGCTAATGGGGGCTCATACACCGGGCAGCTACCGGGGCAATTCTCTATCTGTGTAGGCGCCTGCTGCTCTCGTTCCTCTTACCTttcatttgttacacaactctgtaccCAGTGTTTTCTATGGTTACATTTCACTATACTCTGTATAGGATGTATGAACATTATATTACAATTGTGTTTCGACCGTGTATAAAACAATTATAGTTAATGTAAAATGTATAAGAGGGCACGAGAAGAAAAGCAGAGGAGGCATTATCAAGCAAGCGTTACTCTCTCCTTCAGGAAGTCATAGACAGACGCCCCTATTCTCATCTAACACAGGATCCACGGAACAAGTACCGCAACACACACATCATCACCTTGTAGCCATTGTCTTCTTTCCGATTGTGAGACGCAGTGATCATTATACCAGCGACGGCCTGGAGCATCTGAACAGCATAGGGCTGGAGAGAGAGAAGATGCCAGGTTTACTCAACATTGATTCACATAAATAACCAATACACGTCTTTCTGAGATGAAGGACTGTCCCATAATTAGTCCCACGCTCTAGAACTGTTTACATAAGGTCACGTGATCAATTCCATCACCTAGGACTGTGTACCTAGTGTCACGTGATCAATTCCATCACCTAGGACTGTGTACCTAGTGTCACGTGATCAATTCCATCACCTAGGACTGTGTACCTAGTGTCACGTGATCAATTCCATCACCTAGGACTGTGTACCTAGTGTCACGTGATCATTTCCATCACCTAGGACTGTGTACCTAGTGTCACGTGATCGTTTCCATCACCTAGGACTGTGTACCTAGTGTCACGTGATCAATTCCATCACCTAGGACTGTGTACCTAGTGTCACGTGATCAATTCCATCACCTAGGACTGTGTACCTAGTGTCACGTGATCAATTCCATCACCTAGGACTGTGTACCTAGTGTCACGTGATCAATTCCATCACCTAGGACTGTGTACCTAGTGTCACGTGATCGTTTCCATCACCTAGGACTGTGTACCTAGTGTCACGTGATCAGTCTCTTTACTGAAGACCGTctatagtgtatgtgtatatatcacaTGGTAAGGCTACGCGCGCACTCAGAAGTAAGCAGAGATTGCCAGATACAAAGCACAAAGACTGAAACAGTAACATCTGTATGAAGGAAAATGACAGCGGTACTGTCACATACTTGTATTATCGCTCTCATACTATTACCGCAGATCCCAAACAATGGGTGGTTCTGGGTCCCATTTACCTAGAAGCGGTGATAGTAGAACACAGACCACCCACACGGTGCAGTGACAGCTGGGAGTGCAGTATCAATGTGCCGCATTATAAATGTCACCATCAGAATCTGGCACTTACCACAAACGGAGTGGGGACGTATGTGGAGAACAGGTACACCGGTACATCCCTGCTGAGGAGAACAGTGGCTGCC encodes:
- the PGM2L1 gene encoding glucose 1,6-bisphosphate synthase isoform X2 is translated as MYHYLGRCFPDMKQRGLVIGYDTRAQLSSDCSSERLAKLAATVLLSRDVPVYLFSTYVPTPFVPYAVQMLQAVAGIMITASHNRKEDNGYKVYWENGAQINSPHDKEILNSVAQYPEPWADSWSENLVECSPLMKDPLGDITKSYMEDLRMVCFHRELNQKTSLKFVHTSFHGVGHDYVQSAFKVFGFNPPIPVPEQKDPDHNFSTVKCPNPEEGECVLELALRLAEKKGARIVLATDPDADRLAVAELQDTGRWKVFTGNELATLLGWWMFFCWKNSAMKSDVKDVYMLATSVSSTILRAIASREGFQLEETLPGFKWIGNRVKLLLDKGKTVLFAFEESIGFMCGTAVLDKDGVSAAVVVAEMATYLDSLSTNMERQLIHIYETYGYHISKTSYFLCYDPATIQRIFERLRNYNAPKQYPQSCGAYGVLYVRDVTVGYDSSQQDKRCLLPVSRNSQMITFTFQNGCVATLRASGTEPKIKYYAEMCGKPGQSDRPFLEEELKKVIQVLVEEFLEPSKNGLVWRSV